The following proteins are co-located in the Geminocystis sp. M7585_C2015_104 genome:
- a CDS encoding peptidylprolyl isomerase, whose product MGPSLKVGDFVVTQANIFAVLAEKQMIAPLAREIIIDQAIASIPCTQEEIATAERQFFQQIGINPQDKQQIKTWLERNFLTREQLTERILRPLKLEKFKEQTWGQQVESYYLKRKSQLDRVVYSLIRTRNPGLAQELYFRLCEKEEDFAQLARQYSQGPEAQTGGLIGPVELSVPHPQLVQKLITAQPGQVLPPSRIADWIVILRLERYISVPLDENLRRKLLDELFSQWLDEQIKTVVQFNLPGFQVVV is encoded by the coding sequence ATGGGTCCAAGTTTGAAAGTAGGGGATTTTGTGGTCACGCAGGCGAATATCTTTGCGGTTTTAGCGGAAAAACAGATGATTGCCCCCCTAGCGAGGGAGATTATTATAGATCAGGCCATTGCTTCCATTCCCTGTACCCAGGAGGAGATTGCCACAGCGGAGAGACAATTTTTCCAGCAGATAGGAATCAATCCCCAAGACAAACAACAAATAAAAACCTGGTTGGAGAGGAACTTTTTGACAAGGGAACAATTAACAGAGAGGATTCTAAGGCCCCTCAAACTGGAAAAATTTAAGGAACAAACCTGGGGGCAACAGGTAGAATCGTATTATCTGAAGCGAAAAAGCCAACTGGATAGAGTAGTATATTCCCTAATCCGTACCAGGAATCCAGGACTGGCTCAGGAGTTGTATTTCCGTCTTTGCGAGAAGGAGGAGGACTTTGCCCAGCTAGCAAGACAGTATTCCCAGGGGCCAGAGGCGCAAACCGGGGGGTTGATAGGGCCTGTAGAATTAAGTGTTCCCCATCCCCAGTTAGTTCAGAAGCTGATTACAGCACAACCCGGACAGGTTTTGCCCCCCAGCCGCATTGCCGATTGGATCGTTATCTTGCGTTTGGAGAGGTATATTAGTGTACCACTAGACGAAAACTTGAGAAGAAAACTGTTAGACGAGTTGTTCAGCCAATGGTTAGACGAGCAAATCAAAACAGTGGTCCAGTTTAATCTCCCGGGATTCCAGGTGGTGGTGTAG